Within the Microbacterium sp. 1S1 genome, the region GTTGATCGTGCACACGTAGCGCACGCCGTCGAGGATCGGCAGCACGGTCTCGACGTAGCGGGAGAACAGGTCGACCGCGTCGTCCGCACGCCAGAAGCCGTCCTTCTGGAACCACTGCGGCACCGTGAAGTGCATGAGGGTGACCGTCGGGTCCAGCCCGTTCTCCCTGGCGGTGTCGATCATGCGGCGATAGTGGTCGAGCATCGCCCGGGAGATGAAGCCGCGTTCGGGCTCGATCCGCGCCCACTCGACCGAGAAGCGGTAGGAGTTCAGCCCCGCCTCGGCGAGCAGGCGCATGTCCTCCGGGTAGCGGTGGAAGTGGTCGGCGGCGTCACCGGAGGGCTCGACCATGGGCGAGTCGGGGGCGTGTTCCATCGCCCACCAGTTGCTCGTGGTGTTGTTGCCCTCCACCTGATGGGCGGCGGTCGCGGCGCCCCAGAGGAAGCCGTCGGGGAATGCGAGCACGGATGCGCTCCTCTCTCTTTCTTGCAGTCGTTCGGCGCGCGTCAGCGGGCGCGGGCCGGGTTCGGCACGGCGTCGAGGAGCTCGACCGTGTACGGGTCCTCCGGATGCTGCAGCACCTGGGAGGTCTCGCCCCGCTCGACGACGCGGCCGCTGTTGAGCACGAGGATGTTCTCGGTGACCAGACGCGCGCTCAGTAGATCGTGGGTGATGTAGAGCATGCTGATGCCCCACCGTTCGCGAAGGTCCTCCAGCAGCGCGAGCACACCGGCGCGGAGCGAGACGTCGAGCATCGACACCGGCTCGTCCGCGATGAGCACCTGCGGGTCGCTCGCGAGCGCCCTGGCGATCACCACGCGCTGCCGCTGCCCGCCGGAGAGCTGGTGCGGCAGCTTGGCCGCGAACTGCTCGACGGGCGTCAGACCCACCGTCTCCAGCAGCTCGAGGACGCGGGCCCTGGCCTCGGCACCGCGCAGCCGCGTGTAGTTCACGACCGGGCGGGTGAGGGCGTATTCGACGGTGTGCAGCGGGTTCAGGGCCGCATACGGGTCCTGGAACACCATCTGCACGTCCTTGCGGAGGTCGCGGAGTCCGCGCCGCTTCAAGGACGCGACGTCGGTGTCGCCGAAGCGGATGCTTCCGGAGGTCGGCTTCTCGACCCCGGTGAGCATCTTCGCGATGGTCGACTTGCCCGAGCCGGAGGCGCCGACCAAGGCCAGCGCCTCTCCCGGCTCGAGGCGGAAGGACACGTCGTCGACCGCGACGACGGGGTCCTGACCGCGGCGCGGTGCCGGATAGCGCTTGGTCACGCGGTCCACGACGATCGCGGCATCGGCCCGGCGGGCGTCCCGCGGCGACACGGTCGGCAGGGTCTCGGTGACGTCCGTGCGGCTGCGGCCCTCCCGACGCCGAGTGCCGAGGTCGACGAACCCGGGGATCTCGATCTTCTCGGCCCGCGGGTCGGCGTAGTGGCTGAGCAGCATCCGGGTGTACTCGTCCTGCGGACGGTGCAGGATGTCCTGGCTCGGCGCGTCCTCCACGATGCGCCCCTCGTGCATCACCATCACCCGGTCGGTCGCCTCGAGGACGATGCCCAGGTCGTGGCTGATGAGGATCGCGGTGAAGTGCTCCGACCGCTGCAGCTCCTGGATCGTGTCCATGACCGCGTGCTGGACGAGCACGTCGAGGGCTGTGGTGGGCTCGTCGAACACCATCAGCTGGGGTTCGAGCGAGAGGGCGAGGGCGATCGAGGCGCGCTGTCGCATGCCGCCGGACAGCTCCCCGGGATACCGGTCGAGCACCTGCGGCTTCAACCCCACTTTGCCGACGAGCTCGCGTGCGCGGGCCTGGCGATGCTCCGCCGGCACGTGGCCGTGCGCGGCGAAGATGTCACGGAAGTGGTTGCCCACCGTGCGCACCGGGTTGAGGGCGTTCATGCCGGACTGCAGCACCATCGCGAAGCCGCCCTGCCGCTGGCGCCGCAGCTCTTCCGCGTCGAGCTCGCGGATGTCGCGGCCGTCGAACAGGATGCGTCCGCCGCTGATGCGAGCCGGCGGCTTCTGCAGCCGCGTGAGCGCGAAGCCCAACGTGGACTTACCTGAGCCGGACTCGCCGACGAGCCCGACGAACTCGCCGCGCCGGAGCGCGAACGACACGTCGCGCACGGCCGGCACCGGCTCCTGCCCCGGGGAGGCGTACTCCACGGACAGCGACTGGACGTCGAGGAGGATGTCGTCGTGCTCCATGGCGCTCATCGGCCCTTCCCTTCGCGGAGGCGCGGATTGGAGATGCCGTCCACGCCGAAGTTGATGAGTGTGAGGCTGAGCGCGAGCAGCGCGATGCACAGACCGGGCGCGAACAACAGCAACCACTGGCCCGTGAGCAGGGAGTTCGAGTTCTGCGCCCAGTAGAGCATCGTGCCCCAGGAGACGATGCTCGAGTCGCCGAGACCGAGGAACTCCAGGCCCGCCTCGGCGAGGATCGCCGCCGTCGCCGCCCCGAAGAGGGTGCCGGCGATGATCGAGGTCATGTTCGGCAGGATCTCGCGGAAGACGATGCGAGCCCTGCTGTCGCCGGAGAACTGGGCCGAGGTGACGAAGTCGTTGCCACGGAGGGATTGGGTCTGGCTGCGCAGCACGCGCGCACCCCAGGCCCAACCGGTCACGACGATCACGGCGATGATCATGAGGATGCCGCCGTTCTGCAGGTAGGCGGCGATCACGATCATCAGCGGCAGACCGGGGATCACGAGGAAGAGGTTCACGATGAATCCGACGACCTCGCCCGCGAAGCCGCGCATGTACCCCCAGCTCAGACCGATCAGCACGGCCACGATCGTGGAGAGGAGCCCGGCCGCGAATCCCACGAGCAGGCTGACCTGCGCGCCGTAGATGAGCTGGCTGAGCACGTCCTCCCCCGCGGCGGTCGTGCCGAGCCAGTGCTCCCACGAAGCGTCGGCATTGCGCGGGAATCCGTTCTCCTTCGGTCCGTACGGGGCCAGGAGCGGGGCGAACACGGCGACGAGCACGAAGAACGCGAGGAGGCAGAGGCCGATGCGGGCCTTGCCGTTCGACCACAGGGTGCCGACCATACGGCCGAAGGCGCGCCAGGGGCTGGGTGCCGCGATGCGGTCGGTGGGGACTTTGACGTTCATGGTGGTAGTCATCGGCGAGTCCTCGGGTCGAGAACCCCGTAGAGGATGTCCACGAGGAAGTTGGCGATGAGCACGCTCACGGTGATCATCAGGAAGAGCGCCTGCATGAGCGGGTAGTCCTGCCCGATCACGGCGTTGAACAGCAGGTAGCCGATGCCGGGGTAGCCGAACACCTGCTCGACGAGGATGGAACCGCCCACCACGCCGCCGAGCGTGAGCCCAAAGCCGGTGAGGTTGGGCAGGATCGCGTTGCGGGCGGCGTAGCGGAGCGCGATGGTGCGGCCGCGGAGGCCGTTCGCCTCGCCGAAGGTGATGTAGTCCTCGCCGAGAGTGTTGATCATCGCGTTGCGCATGCCGATGATCCAGCCGCCGAGCGAGGTGAGCAGGATCGTCAGGGCCGGGAGGAACGCGTGCCGGACGAGGTCGACGATGAAGTCCCAGGTGAACCCCGGGGTGGTCGTCGCCGAGTAGGCGCCGGTGGTCGGGAACCAGTGCAGCACGTAGCCGAGGAAGAACAGCAGCAGCAGCGCCGTCCAGAAGTACGGGAACGTGCTGAGGAACGACCCGGTCAGCGTGGGTAGCGAGTCCAGCCAGGTCCCGCGTCGCCACGCGGCCATCACTCCGATCAGCGTGCCGATGACGAACGCGAGGATCGTGACGATCCCGACGAGACCGAGCGTGTACGGCAGCGCGGTGGAGACCATGCTCGACACGGTCTGCGGATAGAACGTGTACGAGACGCCGAAGTCGAGCCTCACGACCTGGCCGAGGTACGCCACGTACTGGTCCCACACCGAGCCGGTCGGCACGCCGAGCTGCGCTTCGATCGCGGCACGGGTGGCGTCCGAGACCGGGCCGTTCTGGGAGAGCTTGGCGATCGCGGCGTCGGCGGGCGAGCCGGGCATCAGTCGCGGGAGGAAGAAGTTCAGGGTGATCGCCGCCCACAGGGTGAGCAGGAACAGGCCGATCTTCTGGAGGACGTACTTCACCGGTCTCCCCCGTCCGCTCGTTTCAGGTGCGTGAAGATCATCAGCGGTGCCGAATCGTAGTTCTGCGGGATCATGTACGGATCGTCCGCGGAGGGCCAGCCGGTGAACTTCGCGTCGTTGAACAGGCCCCAGATCCCGCCGTAGTACATGCCGATCACCGGCATCTCCTCATAGACGATGCTCTGCAGCTCGTGCACGATCTCGGTCTGCCGCTCGGGGTCGATGGTCGCCCGGTACTCCTCCAGGAGGGCGTCGGCCTCCGCAGAACGGTAGCGCTGGAAGTTGTTGGTCGTGACCTCCCCCGCCGGCACGTAGAAGTCGCTGGAGAGCAGGCTGTTGTACGCCTGGTAGACGTCACCGTTGCCCATGCCGCCGATGGCCATCTCGAAGTCGCCGGTGCCGATCGCGCTCTGGTAGCCCGCGGGCTGCGGGAGCTTGAGCGACACCTTGACCCCGACGTCCGCGAGCTGGCGCTGCACGGTCTGGGCCGCGCGGGTCCAGTCCGAGAACCCGTTGGCGGTGGTCAGCGAGAAGGCGAGCTGCTTCCCGTCCTGGCCGACGAGCTGGTCGCCCTGGAGCGTGTAGCCCGACTCGGCGAACGCCGCGAGCGCGGCGTCGCGGTCCTGCGCGAGCATGCCCTGATCCGGGATCTCCGGGTCGAGGTACTGCTCCTGGTTGGGCAGGATGAGCCCGGTCTGCCCGGCGGGTTCCATGTACCCCTCCGAGGCGGTCTCCGCGATCTCCTCCCGGTCGAGCGCGAGGGCGATCCCGCGGCGGACGTTCACGTCGTCGAACGGGGCGACCTCGAGATTCGGCACGAGCGAGATGACGCCGCCCGGCGGGAACCACCAGGTGTTGTCGGGACTCGCCGCGCCCCACGTGCCCTCGACGTCGGAGATGAACGAGTACGCCCAGTCGTAGCCGCGGGTCACGGTGTCGAGCTGGGTGTTCGTGGCGGGCAGGATGATGTGCTCGATCTCGATCTTGTCCGCTTGCCAGTAGTCCGGGTTGCGGTCCATCGAATACTGCTGGTCGTTGTAGTTGCCGAGCACGAACGGGCCGCTGCCGACCGGCTCCTCGTTCCGCCAGGTGGCCGGGTCCTTCACGTCGGCCCACAGGTGCTCGGGGACGATCATGGTCTGCCCGATGATCGAGAGCGACGGGGCGTCCTCCCCCTGCAGGTGGAAGATCACATCGTCGCCCTCGACCTCGATGCGGTCGATGTGCTGCCACGCGCCCTTGATGTCGAGCGAGGGCTCGTCCTTGATGAGCTGGAACGTGAAGGCGACGTCCTCCGGCGTGAGGGCTTCGCCGTCGCTCCATTCCACGTCATCGCGGACCGTCATGACGATCGTGCGGGCGTCGGGCTGCGTCCATGCGGAGGCCAGCCAGGGTGTGAGCTCGCCATCGAGCGGATTCACGAGGATGAGCGGCTCGTAGATCCACCGGGAAGCCGTCCGGGTGTTCGTGAGGTAGGGGTTGAAGTTCTGCGTGAAGAACGGATTGCCCTTGTCGGCGTTGATGAGCATCGTGTCGTCGCCGATCGACGGGTCGGGCTGCGAACTGATCTGGATGCTGCAGCCGCTGAGCGCGACCGCTGCCGCCGCGAGCCCCACGACGGCGGCGCGGCGCCAGCGTCGGAAGGTGTGCGTCTCTGCCACTGGATGACCTCATGTCGTCTCTGTCATGAAGGGCGCCCCGGGGAGTGGGGAGTCCTGCCGGCCGGAGCCGTCCCTCGATTGTAAGCGCATACATTTTCAGTCGGCAACCCCCGCGCCGTGCGGTCCCCGTCTCGGGCGGCGGACCGTCGCCGCTCAGGACGGGCGGGTGGAGCTCTGCCGGAGCAGGATCTGGAGAGGGAGGCGCGTGGTGCGCGGCGGAGCCTCCGGCTGCTCCAGTCGGCGGGCCAGAACCTGCACGGCGGCGCGTCCCAGGTCGATCATCGGCTGACGGATCGTGGTCAACGGCGGCGAGGCCAGGGTCGCGGCCTCGATGCCGTCGAACCCGGTGACGAGCACGTCGTCCGGCACCCGCACCCCGGCACTGCGGAACACGTCCATGGCGCCGAGCGCCATCTGGTCATTGGCGGCGATCAGCGCGGCGGGCACCCCCTGGCGAGCGAGCTCCTCCCCTGCCCGACGCCCGGAGGCTCTCGTGAAGTCGCCCCGCAGCACGCGCACCGCTGCCCGATCACGACCCGCCGCGGCGAGCGCGGTCGACACACCGTCCCACCGCTGCTCCGCGTCTGGCGAGTCGGCCGGCCCGGCGAGGAAGACGATCTCCCCGTCCCCGACCTGCGACAGCACATGGCGGGTGAGCTCCCCCATCGCCTCGGCGTTGCTCACCGTGACATGGTCGTAGGCATCGCCCCGCGACGGTCCGGACAGCACGACCACCGGGATGCGCCGCCCCAGTCGGGCGAGCACCTCGTCCGGCACGCTGCGCGCGAGCACCATGAGCCCGTCCACCCGGCCGGCCATGTCGCGGACGGTCGAGCGATCGGGGTCGTCGCGACCGACACCCACCATGAGCACGAAGCCTTGCTTCCACGCCTCCAGCTCGGCGCCGCGGAGGACCTCGTCGAGGAACAGCATCGAGGAGTGTCCCGTCCCCGCCTCGTCCTCCTCGGACACCACGGTGAACGGCGGGCGGGCTGCGGCCGACAGCACGTCGAGCGGCGGAGCGTCCTCCGCTGCGTCGAAGCCGGGGAAGTACAGCCCGAGCACTCCCGTCCGGCGCTCGGCGAGCCCCCGGGCGCTGCCGCTCGGGACGTAGCCCAGCGCGGAGACCGCGTCGAGCACCCGCTCGCGGGTCACCGGACGGACGGCCTCCGGCGAGCGCAGCACGCGCGACACGGTCGCGATCGATACGCCGGCGCGGGCGGCGACGTCGTACACGGTCGCGGCCTTGCTCACGGGCGGCTCCTTTCGGTCGCGGTTCTGGTTCTGGCCCGGGTTCTGGTTCTGGTTCTGGGCCTGGTTCTCGTTCGGGACCTGGTTCTGGTCCCGGTCCTGGTCCTGGTCCTGGTCCTGTCAGCGTAGGACAGTCTCCCCAGACTCCCGTTCCCCCTATCCCTCCCCTTGCCCCCTTCCCCTCCCGCGTGCGGGCGCAGATTCACGTCGGTATCGCAGAGAGCTCGCAGGATCCTGCGACACGGTGCGGATCTGCGACCGCGCGGGCGGCGGGTCAGGAGCGACGGGCGCGGAGAGCACCGTGAGGGCGGGAGCTGATCTCGCCCGGCTCGCGCTCGCGGGTCTCGGACCACTGCAGCTCGAGGCCGGCAGCGGCCAGGAGCGGAGACAGGGCCTCCGCGGTCCAGAAATACGCAGGAGCGACGGCATGGGCGAAGGCGACGCGAGGCTCGCCGACGAAGTAGCCGAGGAGCAGATCGCCGCCGGGAGCAAGGACCCGCGCGAACTCGCCGAGCACCTCCGGGAGCTCGACCGGAGGCGTGTGGATCACGGAGTACCACGCGAGGACACCGCCGACGGTGCCCGATGCGTGCGGCAGCGTACGGAATGAGCCGTGGTGGAAGCGGAGGTGCGGATACGTCGCCCTCGCCCCATCGATGAAAGCGACGGAGAGGTCGATCCCCTCGACCTCGTGCCGGGTCCCGAGCCCCACACCGCCGTCCCCGTGGAGGAAGGCCGTCCAATGACCGGGACCGCATCCCGCGTCGAGCAGCCGCCCCGGGGTCTCGTCTCGCCACCGTCGGATGAGTTCCCGGTCGCGTGGATCCATCTGGCCCAGGGCGCCCGCGACCTCCCGGTACTCCGCGGCCCTCTCGTCGTAGGCCCGCGCGACGGAACCCACGCTGGCCGGACGTCGCGGATCCGGGCCCCCGTCGCAGCCCTCCCCGGAATCCCTGCGACCCGAGTGCGAATCAGCGACGGAACCCGTCCCGGCCAGACGTCGCAGATCCGGGCCCCCGTCGCAGCCCTCCCCGGGACCCCTGCGACCCGAGTGCGAATCCGCGACGGAGGTCATCGCGACCGGGCGGCCAGGGCGGCTTGATAGAGGTCCCGGGAGGACAAGCCCGTCTGGGCCGCGACCTCGGAAGCCGCATCCTTCAGCCGGGTGCCGTCCGCGACGAGGGCCTGCACCTGGGCCAGGGCGTCCTCCGGGGAGGCCTCCCGCCGCGGCGCCCCCTCGACGACCACCACGATCTCGCCCTTGACCCCGTCCGCGGCCCAGGCGGCGAGATCGGATGCGGTGCCGCGACGGACCTCCTCGTACAGCTTCGTGAGCTCCCGGCACACGGCGATCCGGCGATCCGCACCGAAGGCGGCCCCCATGTCGGTCAGGGTCGTCGCCAGGCGCGAGGGCGACTCGAAGAACACCATCGTGCGGGGCTCGGCGGCGAGGGCGGAGAGGGTCGCTCGGCGCTCCCCCGGCTTCCGCGGAAGGAACCCCTCGAACGTGAAGCGGTCCGTCGGCAGTCCCGAGATCGCGAGGGCCATGAGCACTGCGCTGGGGCCCGGGATCGCCGTCACCGTGACCCCCTGCGCCACGGCCTCGGCGACGAGACCGTATCCGGGGTCGCTCACGGTCGGCATTCCCGCATCGCTGAGGACCACGAGGTCGGTGTCCGCGGCGAGCGCGGCGAGCTCGCCCGCCTTCTGCTTCTCGTTGTGGTCGTGCAACGCGATCAGGCGCGGCCGATTCTCGATCTTCAGGGCCTGCAACAGTCGCTGCGTGGTGCGGGTGTCCTCCGCGACGACGATCTCCGCGTTCTCCAGCACCTCCACGAGACGCCGCGACGCATCGCCGAGGTTTCCGATCGGGGTCGCGGCGAGGATGATCACCCGCCCAGCTTAGGCGTGGGCCCGGAGCGGGAGCGTCGAGGCGGGATGGGAGCCGGCGCACCGGGAGCGCAACGCCGAGTGTGTCTAGGCTGGAGCGGTGACCGCGCCCGAGCCCCTGCTGCCCGCTCCCGAGGAGCGGCTCACACGCTACGGACGGCTGCGCGACCGCGTCCTGCACGATCCGGACTGGGGTCGGGCGATCGGCTGGCTGGCCCCGTTGCTGGTCACCGCCCTCGCGGCCGTGCTGCGGCTGGCCAACGTCGGCCATCCGCACCAGCTCGCCTTCGACGAGACGTACTACGTCAAGGACGCCTGGTCGCTCTGGACCCTCGGCTACGAGGGGGTGTGGGGCGAGAACGCGAACGATGCCTTCGTCACCCTGCAGGAGCTTCCGCTGACGAACAAGGGCGCGTTCATCGTGCACCCGCCGCTCGGGAAGTGGCTCATCGCGCTGGGCATGGCCATCGGCGGCCCGGACAACAGCGCCGGCTGGCGTCTCGCGACCGCCCTGCTCGGGGCGGCCTCGGTGCTGCTGGTCTACCTGATCGCCCGCCGCCTGACGGGCTCGGTCGTGGCGGCGACCGTAGCGGGCACGCTGCTCGCGATCGACGGCCTCAGCATCGTCATGAGCCGGATAGCCCTGCTCGACGGCATCCTCACGTTCTTCGTGCTGCTCGGCGTGCTGTTCGTCCTGGTCGATCGCCAGCGCACGATTCCCCTGCTCGAGCGCCGGAATCCCTCTGACGAACACCCTCTCTGGGGACCGATCCTGTGGCGCCGTCCCTGGCTCGTCGCCGCCGGCCTCGCGCTCGGGGCGGCCGCGGCGGTGAAGTGGTCGGGGCTCTACGTCCTCGCCGGCTTCGGCCTCTACGTCGTCATCACCGACGCCCTCGCCCGACGACGCGGCGGGGTCGTCGTCTGGCCCGCCTCCGCGGTGTTCCGCCAGGGTCCGGTGTCCTTCGTCCTCCTCGTCCTCCCCGCGCTCGCGGTCTACCTCGCGAGCTGGACCGGGTGGCTGGTGACGGCGAACGGCTACGACCGCGGGAGCGATCCGAACCCTCTCGTCGCCCTGTGGAACTATCACCAGGCGATGCTCGGTTTCCACGTGGGTCTCACCCGCGGGCACCCGTACGCGAGCCCGGCATGGGAGTGGCCCTTCCTGCTCCGCCCGACAGCGGTGTGGGTCGACAGCGACCCCACCGGCTGCGGCGTCGACCACTGCATCGGCGTGATCTCGGCCGTCCCCAACCCGCTCATCTGGTACGGCGGCGTCGCGGCCAGCGTCTACCTGCTCTTCCGCCTCGTCCGCGGCTGGATCACGCGACAGCCCGTCGGCCCGGCCCTCAGCCTGCCACTCGTGGGACTCGCGGTGACCTACCTGCCCTGGCTGATGTTCCCGGAGCGCACGATCTTCCAGTTCTACACCGTGGTGATGATGCCGTTCCTCGTGCTCGCCCTCACGGTCACGCTGCGGATCATCGCCGGACGCCGGGAGGATCCGCTCCCGCGCCGTCAGTCCGGCGAGCGGACGGTGCTGATCTTCCTCGGCGTCGTCGTCCTCGTCTCGGCGTTCTTCCTGCCGCTGTGGACCGGGATGAGCGTGCCGTACGACTTCTGGCGCCTGCACAACTGGCTTCCCGGGTGGGTCTGACCGGCCGCGACCCGGCTACGACGTCGCGTCGGCCACGTGCTCCACGAGCGGGAGCACGCGTCCGGACAGATGTGTGCGCATGGCGATCGACGATGCGGTCCGTGCGACGCCCGGCACCAGGGCGACCCGGTCCAACACCTCCTGGAGCTGGGTCGCGTCGCGTGCGACGAGCCGGAGCTGCATGTCGCTCGCCCCGGTCACCGTGTGCATGTCGACGATCTCCGGCACCGCGTCCGCGAGGGCGCTCGCCACATCGTCGTGTCCGATCTTCTGATCGATCTCGACGAGGCAGAACGCCACGACACCGTAGCCGAAGCCGCCGGGGTCGATGCGGGGCACGATCGCTTCGATGACCCCACCCTCGTGCAGCCGCGCGAGGCGGCTGGTGGCCGTCCCGCGAGCGACCCCCAGCCGGCGCGCGCACTCCAGGATCGGCAGTTGCGGCGACTCCGTCAGCAACCGGATCAGCTCGGCGTCGAGGCGATCGATCCGCACGTCACTCCTTGACGATCCCGGGGCGCGAGACGCCGCGCGTCAGGCGGGCGACGACGAGCAGCACGGCGGTGAGTCCGAGCGTGAGCAGCAGCTGGGTGCGCGCGGCCGGGTCGATCATCGCGAGCGCGATGACTGCGGCGAGCAGCACCAGACACAGCCACGACACCCACGGGAACCCCCAGAGCCGCATGGGCATCGCCTCGCCTGCACGGTCCGCACGTCGCCGCAGCACGATCTGCGAGATGGCCGTCGCCGTCCAGATCACCAGCAGGGTCGACCCCACGACGTTGAGCAGAGCCGGGAGCACGACGTCGGGGAACGCCCAGTTCAGCCCGACGGTGACGAAGCCGAAGGCCACGGAGGCGAGGACGGCGACGAACGGCACGCCCTTGAAGCTCGTCCGGGTGACCGACAGCGGCGCCAGCCCGCGTTCTCCCAGCGAGTACGCCATCCGGGAGGCGCCGTAGATGTTGGCGTTCATGGCCGAGAGCAGTGCGATCACCACGATGAGGTCCATGACGAGGCCGACTCCCGGCACGTTCAGCGTGTCGAGGACGGCCGAGAACGGACCGGCCTGCACGGCGGGGTCGTCCCACGGGAGCACCGCGACGATGACGAAGATCGAGCCGACGTAGAAGATGAGGATGCGGACGAGCACCTCGCGCACGATCCGGCGGATGTTGCGCGAGGGGTCGTCCGACTCGGCCGCAGCGATGGCGACGACCTCGGTGCCGCCGAACGCGAAGACGACGATGAGGAGCGCCGCCGCGATGCCCGTGATCCCGTGCGGGGCGAAGCCGCCCTGGTCCACGAGGTTCGAGATCCCGGTCGCGGGCACGCCGGGAATGAGCCCGACGATCGCACACACGCCGACGACGAGGAACGCGATGATCGCGGCGACCTTGATCGCCGCGAACCAGAACTCGAAGTTGCCGTAGTTGCGGACGCCGAACAGGTTGACCACGGTGAGGGCCACCACGAACACGAGCACCCACACCCACGCGGGGACGCCCGGAACCCAGTTCGCCACGATTCCGGCCGCGCCGGTCGCCTCGGCGGCGATCACGACGATGAGCTGGATCCAGTAGAGCCAGCCCACCGCGCTGCCGGCACTGCGACCCATGGCCTTCTGGGCGTAGGAGCTGAAGGCACCGGAGCTCGGGCGAGCTGCGACCATCTCGGCGAGCATCGCCATCACGAGCACGACGATGCCGCCCGCGACGAGGTAGGAGATGAGCACGGCCGGGCCGGCGATGCTGATCGCCTGGCCGGAGCCGACGAACAGGCCGGCGCCGATCGCCCCGCCGAGCCCCATCATGGAGATCTGGCGGCGGGTGAGGCCCGGGTGCAGCCCCTTCGTGGTCGTCGTCGTGACGGGGACCTCGGTGGTCATGCGCCCACCTCCATCAGGTCGGAATCGTGGTCGGAGTCGTGGTCGGAGTCGTGCGCGGTGTCGCGGCCGGAGGCTGCGGCGAGGGCAGCCTCGACGCGGTCGATGTCGACGGCGGAGCCGGACGAGATGCGGATGCCCTCCCCCGGGAAGGCACGGGCGACCACGCCCCCGGCGTGCAGGAGCGCGTCGAGCTCGGCGGTGCGCTCCCCCGCAGGAACCCAGACGAAGTTGGCCTGCGAGCGGACGGCGGGCCACCCGGCTGTGGTGAGCACGGTGTACAGCCGATCGCGCTGCGCGACGACCTCATCGATGCGGACGGCGAGCTCGTCCTCCGCGGCGAGCGAGGCGAGGGCTGCGGCCTGAGCGAGGTCGGTGACCCCGAACGGCACGGCCACCTTGCGCTGTGCCTCGGCGACCTCGGTCGGAGCGATCGCGTAGCCGATGCGGAGCCCAGCCAGGCCGTAGGCCTTGGAGAACGTGTGCAGCACCGCGACGTGGGGGTGCCGGCGGAACAACTCGATGCCCGCACCGCGGCTGTTCGTGCGGTCGAAGTGCACATAGGCCTCGTCGATGACGACGAGGACGTCGTGCGGCACGGCGGAGACGAAGCGCTCCAGGGCCGCGGCGTCGACGACGGTACCGGTCGGGTTGTTCGGGTTGCACACGAACACGAGACGCGTGCGTGGCGTGATCGCCGCGAGCATGGCGTCGAGGTCGTGTGCGTGATCCGCATTCAGCGGCACGGCGACGGGCGTCGCGCCGGCGATCCGGACGAGCGAGGGGTAGGCCTCGAAAGACCGCCATGCGAACACGACCTCATCGCCCTGGCCGGCGACCGCGTGGATGAGCTGGGCTGCGATCTCCACCGACCCGGCGCCGACGGTGACCTGGGCCGGATCTACGGCGTACCGCGCGGCGAGCGCCTCCCGGACCGCGGAGGCGCTCATGTCGGGGTAGCGGTGGATGCCGGCGACCCGATCCTGCACCGCGCGCACGACGGACGGCAGCGGCGGGTGCGGCGACTCGTTCGAGGAGAGCTTGGAGG harbors:
- the rsmI gene encoding 16S rRNA (cytidine(1402)-2'-O)-methyltransferase, producing MIILAATPIGNLGDASRRLVEVLENAEIVVAEDTRTTQRLLQALKIENRPRLIALHDHNEKQKAGELAALAADTDLVVLSDAGMPTVSDPGYGLVAEAVAQGVTVTAIPGPSAVLMALAISGLPTDRFTFEGFLPRKPGERRATLSALAAEPRTMVFFESPSRLATTLTDMGAAFGADRRIAVCRELTKLYEEVRRGTASDLAAWAADGVKGEIVVVVEGAPRREASPEDALAQVQALVADGTRLKDAASEVAAQTGLSSRDLYQAALAARSR
- a CDS encoding amino acid permease — its product is MTTEVPVTTTTTKGLHPGLTRRQISMMGLGGAIGAGLFVGSGQAISIAGPAVLISYLVAGGIVVLVMAMLAEMVAARPSSGAFSSYAQKAMGRSAGSAVGWLYWIQLIVVIAAEATGAAGIVANWVPGVPAWVWVLVFVVALTVVNLFGVRNYGNFEFWFAAIKVAAIIAFLVVGVCAIVGLIPGVPATGISNLVDQGGFAPHGITGIAAALLIVVFAFGGTEVVAIAAAESDDPSRNIRRIVREVLVRILIFYVGSIFVIVAVLPWDDPAVQAGPFSAVLDTLNVPGVGLVMDLIVVIALLSAMNANIYGASRMAYSLGERGLAPLSVTRTSFKGVPFVAVLASVAFGFVTVGLNWAFPDVVLPALLNVVGSTLLVIWTATAISQIVLRRRADRAGEAMPMRLWGFPWVSWLCLVLLAAVIALAMIDPAARTQLLLTLGLTAVLLVVARLTRGVSRPGIVKE
- a CDS encoding Lrp/AsnC family transcriptional regulator: MRIDRLDAELIRLLTESPQLPILECARRLGVARGTATSRLARLHEGGVIEAIVPRIDPGGFGYGVVAFCLVEIDQKIGHDDVASALADAVPEIVDMHTVTGASDMQLRLVARDATQLQEVLDRVALVPGVARTASSIAMRTHLSGRVLPLVEHVADATS
- the hisC gene encoding histidinol-phosphate transaminase, with product MTLSTRAGLDAVPAYRQGRSAPAGASKLSSNESPHPPLPSVVRAVQDRVAGIHRYPDMSASAVREALAARYAVDPAQVTVGAGSVEIAAQLIHAVAGQGDEVVFAWRSFEAYPSLVRIAGATPVAVPLNADHAHDLDAMLAAITPRTRLVFVCNPNNPTGTVVDAAALERFVSAVPHDVLVVIDEAYVHFDRTNSRGAGIELFRRHPHVAVLHTFSKAYGLAGLRIGYAIAPTEVAEAQRKVAVPFGVTDLAQAAALASLAAEDELAVRIDEVVAQRDRLYTVLTTAGWPAVRSQANFVWVPAGERTAELDALLHAGGVVARAFPGEGIRISSGSAVDIDRVEAALAAASGRDTAHDSDHDSDHDSDLMEVGA
- a CDS encoding dolichyl-phosphate-mannose--protein mannosyltransferase, which encodes MTAPEPLLPAPEERLTRYGRLRDRVLHDPDWGRAIGWLAPLLVTALAAVLRLANVGHPHQLAFDETYYVKDAWSLWTLGYEGVWGENANDAFVTLQELPLTNKGAFIVHPPLGKWLIALGMAIGGPDNSAGWRLATALLGAASVLLVYLIARRLTGSVVAATVAGTLLAIDGLSIVMSRIALLDGILTFFVLLGVLFVLVDRQRTIPLLERRNPSDEHPLWGPILWRRPWLVAAGLALGAAAAVKWSGLYVLAGFGLYVVITDALARRRGGVVVWPASAVFRQGPVSFVLLVLPALAVYLASWTGWLVTANGYDRGSDPNPLVALWNYHQAMLGFHVGLTRGHPYASPAWEWPFLLRPTAVWVDSDPTGCGVDHCIGVISAVPNPLIWYGGVAASVYLLFRLVRGWITRQPVGPALSLPLVGLAVTYLPWLMFPERTIFQFYTVVMMPFLVLALTVTLRIIAGRREDPLPRRQSGERTVLIFLGVVVLVSAFFLPLWTGMSVPYDFWRLHNWLPGWV